In Pseudomonas sp. PDM14, a genomic segment contains:
- a CDS encoding methyl-accepting chemotaxis protein, which yields MGNSLRQAQVRLDEVTTAFHTASARKSELLGTIGHLDAYASELQSMSKHVQDIASQTNLLALNAAIEAARAGDYGRGFSVVADEVRKLSSLSAETGQRMVEKVGEINRAIRSTVTAASELSSSEESNLRYLDQVAGEIMQGLSSNLSELEDTSRELQQDTRMTRGDIQEIIVSLQFQDRSDQMLDHLQLDLDRLRHALQAQDPILTQPQRWLSELHSQFTTDEERGTSRASSRGRPPAASEVTFF from the coding sequence ATGGGCAACAGCCTGCGCCAGGCCCAGGTGCGCCTGGACGAAGTGACCACCGCCTTCCACACCGCCAGTGCGCGCAAGAGCGAACTGCTCGGCACCATCGGCCACCTCGACGCCTACGCCAGCGAGCTGCAGAGCATGTCCAAGCACGTGCAGGACATCGCCAGCCAGACCAACCTGCTGGCCCTCAACGCAGCGATCGAAGCGGCCCGCGCCGGTGACTACGGCCGCGGCTTCTCGGTGGTCGCCGACGAGGTGCGCAAGCTCTCCAGCCTGTCCGCGGAAACCGGCCAGCGGATGGTGGAAAAGGTCGGCGAAATCAACCGCGCGATCCGCTCTACCGTCACCGCCGCCAGCGAGCTGTCGAGCAGCGAGGAAAGCAACCTGCGCTACCTCGACCAGGTCGCCGGGGAAATCATGCAGGGCCTGAGCAGCAACCTCAGCGAGCTGGAAGACACCTCGCGCGAGCTGCAGCAGGACACCCGCATGACCCGGGGCGACATCCAGGAAATCATCGTCAGCCTGCAGTTCCAGGACCGCTCCGACCAGATGCTCGACCACCTGCAGCTCGACCTCGACCGCCTGCGCCACGCCCTGCAGGCGCAGGACCCGATCCTCACCCAGCCGCAGCGCTGGCTCAGCGAGTTGCACAGCCAGTTCACCACCGACGAGGAACGAGGCACCAGCCGCGCCAGCTCCCGCGGGCGGCCGCCGGCCGCCAGCGAAGTCACCTTTTTCTAG
- a CDS encoding chemotaxis protein CheA gives MLNGEQWSQLLQGFVEEAGDLTKQAEEYLLQLDQQPQDEAAINGLFRAMHTLKGSAGLFSLTPLVSFTHHLENLLMAVRDGERTLNPALVSVMLRCLDELASMVALIDVDSGELPVDTQHQNELLAALAEHGAAPGTIALLDVSAETCANRGRMAACASCDAEGAWHISLRFHADLLRNGFDPAAFVRYLSRLGDILNLDLIDDQLPTLTELDPESCYLGLEIALCSAASKAEIEEVFEFIRDFCTLRILPPDSALGDYLQLIQDLPERDARIGSILVASGLLTEHELEQGLALQAQAEQDKPALGTVLVEEGLIAPQVVDAALAKQKTARERKAQENTQIRVAAHKLDELINLVGELVISAAGAQLHAQMHGDGNCVESTQTVNQHVEQIREAALKLRMIEIGDTFNRFHRVVRDVSQQLGKNIRLDIRGADTELDKSVIDKLADPLTHLVRNAIDHGIESAEQRRAAGKSAEGQLRLNAFHESGMIVIEVSDDGNGLNTARIREKAIERGLIDAQANLSDADVHMLIFAAGFSTADAVSDLSGRGVGMDVVRSAIDALRGSIEIDSMPGQGSTFRIRLPLTLAIIDGFLVSLGDEYFVVPLDLVTECLELSAEQMAECAYGYLNLRGKPLPCIDLAAHFELPASHSKRRNVIVVNLGRQQAGLIVDSLHGELQTVIKPLGLLFQHLQGISGSTILGSGQIALILDIASLFRRLQHSAEADSRANQPRPDLMGS, from the coding sequence ATGCTCAATGGCGAACAGTGGAGCCAGCTGCTGCAGGGCTTCGTCGAAGAAGCCGGCGACCTGACCAAGCAGGCCGAGGAATACCTGCTGCAACTCGACCAGCAGCCCCAGGACGAGGCCGCGATCAACGGCCTGTTCCGCGCCATGCATACGCTCAAGGGCTCGGCCGGGCTGTTCTCGCTGACGCCCCTGGTGAGCTTCACCCATCACCTGGAAAACCTGCTGATGGCAGTGCGCGACGGCGAGCGCACGCTGAACCCGGCGCTGGTCTCGGTGATGCTGCGCTGCCTCGACGAGCTGGCCTCGATGGTCGCGCTGATCGACGTCGACAGCGGCGAGCTGCCGGTCGACACCCAGCACCAGAACGAACTGCTCGCCGCCCTCGCCGAACACGGCGCCGCGCCGGGCACCATCGCCCTGCTCGATGTCAGCGCCGAGACCTGTGCCAACCGCGGACGCATGGCCGCCTGCGCCAGTTGCGACGCCGAGGGTGCCTGGCACATTTCCCTGCGCTTCCATGCCGACCTGCTGCGCAACGGCTTCGACCCGGCGGCGTTCGTCCGCTACCTGAGCCGCCTGGGCGACATCCTCAACCTCGACCTGATCGACGACCAGCTGCCGACGCTCACCGAGCTCGACCCGGAAAGCTGCTACCTGGGCCTGGAAATCGCCCTGTGCAGCGCCGCGAGCAAGGCCGAGATCGAGGAAGTCTTCGAGTTCATCCGTGACTTCTGCACCCTGCGCATCCTGCCGCCAGACAGCGCCCTGGGCGACTACCTGCAACTGATCCAGGACCTGCCCGAACGCGACGCGCGCATCGGCAGCATCCTGGTTGCCAGCGGCCTGCTCACCGAACACGAACTGGAACAGGGCCTGGCCCTGCAGGCGCAGGCCGAGCAGGACAAGCCGGCACTCGGCACCGTGCTGGTCGAGGAAGGCCTGATCGCCCCGCAGGTGGTCGACGCGGCGCTGGCCAAACAGAAGACCGCGCGCGAACGCAAAGCCCAGGAAAACACCCAGATCCGCGTCGCCGCGCACAAGCTCGACGAGCTGATCAACCTGGTCGGAGAGCTGGTGATCAGCGCCGCCGGCGCCCAGTTGCACGCGCAGATGCACGGCGACGGCAACTGCGTGGAAAGCACGCAGACGGTCAACCAGCACGTCGAACAGATCCGCGAAGCGGCGCTGAAGCTGCGCATGATCGAGATCGGCGACACCTTCAACCGCTTCCACCGCGTGGTGCGTGACGTCAGCCAGCAGCTGGGCAAGAACATCCGCCTGGACATCCGCGGCGCCGACACCGAGCTGGACAAGTCGGTGATCGACAAGCTCGCCGACCCGCTGACCCACCTGGTGCGCAACGCCATCGACCACGGCATCGAATCCGCCGAGCAGCGCCGCGCCGCCGGCAAGAGCGCCGAGGGCCAGCTGCGCCTCAACGCCTTCCACGAGTCGGGGATGATCGTCATCGAGGTCAGCGACGACGGCAACGGCCTGAACACCGCGCGCATCCGCGAGAAAGCCATAGAGCGCGGGCTGATCGACGCCCAGGCCAACCTCAGCGACGCCGACGTGCACATGCTGATCTTCGCCGCCGGCTTCTCCACCGCCGACGCGGTGTCCGACCTGTCCGGTCGCGGTGTCGGCATGGACGTGGTGCGCAGCGCCATCGACGCCCTGCGCGGCAGCATCGAAATCGACTCCATGCCCGGCCAGGGCAGCACCTTCCGCATCCGCCTGCCGCTGACCCTGGCGATCATCGACGGCTTCCTCGTCAGCCTCGGCGACGAGTACTTCGTGGTGCCGCTGGACCTGGTCACCGAATGCCTGGAGCTGAGCGCCGAGCAGATGGCCGAGTGCGCCTACGGCTACCTCAACCTGCGCGGCAAGCCGCTGCCGTGCATCGACCTGGCCGCGCACTTCGAGCTGCCGGCCAGCCACAGCAAGCGGCGCAACGTCATCGTCGTCAACCTCGGCCGCCAGCAGGCCGGGCTGATCGTCGACAGCCTGCACGGCGAGCTGCAAACCGTGATCAAGCCGCTCGGCCTGCTGTTCCAGCACCTGCAGGGCATCAGCGGTTCCACCATCCTCGGCTCCGGGCAGATCGCCCTGATCCTCGATATCGCCAGCCTGTTCCGGCGCCTGCAACACAGCGCCGAGGCCGACTCGCGCGCCAACCAACCGCGCCCCGACCTGATGGGCTCGTAG
- a CDS encoding tetratricopeptide repeat protein encodes MKSRVLPAQSPAADGARLPMRMALWLLDRPRLGCNASVKRLAGRMLKQPARQGVVEAQSRLGQMLCRDCGNARDRRIGLELLRQAARSGDMRAQLELGRVYSQPRQREPLQARHWLELAAAQGSQDAVRLLDTLHKSA; translated from the coding sequence ATGAAGTCTCGCGTTCTGCCTGCTCAGTCTCCCGCCGCCGATGGTGCCCGCCTGCCGATGCGCATGGCCCTGTGGTTGCTGGATCGCCCACGACTGGGCTGTAACGCCAGCGTCAAACGCCTCGCCGGGCGCATGCTCAAACAACCCGCCCGCCAGGGTGTGGTGGAAGCGCAGAGCCGCCTGGGGCAGATGCTCTGCCGCGACTGTGGCAACGCCCGTGACCGCCGCATCGGCCTCGAACTGCTGCGCCAGGCAGCCCGCTCGGGTGACATGCGCGCGCAGCTGGAGCTGGGCCGGGTCTACAGCCAGCCGCGCCAGCGCGAACCGCTGCAGGCGCGGCACTGGCTGGAACTGGCCGCCGCACAAGGCTCGCAAGACGCCGTCAGGCTGCTCGACACCCTGCATAAAAGCGCCTGA
- a CDS encoding lipid asymmetry maintenance protein MlaB codes for MFSLTYDSNAQPAQMTIAGSLTIYEVREAHSALIDLLTADNAVNTWHLDLSALEELDTAGAQLLLSVRKFLQQAGISLVTHNPCAAVVELLDLLRLNALQPAAEPAHA; via the coding sequence ATGTTTAGCCTGACCTACGACAGCAACGCCCAGCCAGCGCAGATGACCATCGCCGGCAGCCTGACCATCTATGAAGTGCGCGAGGCGCACAGCGCACTGATCGACCTGCTCACCGCGGACAACGCGGTCAATACCTGGCATCTGGACCTCAGTGCCCTGGAAGAACTGGACACTGCGGGCGCGCAGCTGCTGCTGTCGGTGCGCAAGTTCCTCCAGCAGGCCGGCATCAGCCTGGTCACGCACAACCCGTGTGCCGCAGTGGTCGAGCTGTTGGACCTGCTGCGCCTGAATGCCCTGCAGCCCGCCGCCGAGCCGGCGCACGCCTGA
- a CDS encoding response regulator, whose amino-acid sequence MAKTILIVDDSLSMRQLVKMTLTGAGHQVIEAVDGRDALSKLNGQKINLIISDVNMPNLDGIGLVKEIKARNDYRFTPIVMLTTESEQSKKAEGQAAGAKAWIVKPFQPQQLLAAVDKLVG is encoded by the coding sequence ATGGCCAAAACCATCCTGATCGTCGACGACTCGCTGTCCATGCGCCAACTGGTGAAGATGACCCTGACCGGTGCCGGTCACCAGGTCATCGAGGCCGTCGACGGTCGCGACGCCCTGAGCAAGCTCAACGGGCAGAAGATCAACCTGATCATCAGCGACGTGAACATGCCCAACCTCGACGGCATCGGCCTGGTCAAGGAGATCAAGGCGCGCAACGACTACCGCTTCACGCCCATCGTCATGCTCACCACCGAAAGCGAGCAGAGCAAGAAGGCCGAAGGCCAGGCAGCCGGCGCCAAGGCGTGGATCGTCAAACCCTTCCAGCCCCAGCAACTGCTGGCGGCCGTCGACAAGTTGGTGGGCTGA